The following are encoded together in the Ovis canadensis isolate MfBH-ARS-UI-01 breed Bighorn chromosome 2, ARS-UI_OviCan_v2, whole genome shotgun sequence genome:
- the LOC138432752 gene encoding MLV-related proviral Env polyprotein-like, with translation MGSVSTPVQPFKIEDPAPAAGPTRLIWTVIWMTVLLCPVTASVNPHQPVKITWTLWNGLTREVLNLTTGIHPPNTWWPDLYFNLKDLIKTTWTAAQTRNFGFWACPGHLKRHNWETCGGLQHYFCWSWSCVTSNDGRWKWEVGNRDLVNFSFVQPYRGPWNQDYQNLFGDYVGRQWELHWSPIAQVKVMFNQEAAKLERSWVSGLSWGLQLYAEWFEAKPGGILVISQTIEPILVHSIGPNKVEKLGAVTLSTTTHPTSLTLTKPNKDEALAETDPLWKLVKAAYTTLNQTHPEATRSCWLCYNVAPPYYEAIGLSASYSLVNASDPSQCQWGDRKVGLTMRQVWGKGLCIGTVPSDKTPLCVNVTRSVNGPLASWMIPQMGGWWVCSRTGLTPCVHESIFDPKEEFCVMVAVVPKIIYRSEETVYDYWAHRSTLIQQERAYKIKREPLTAITIATMFGLGIAGAGTGITALSMQSQGFNSLRAAIDEDITRLEQSISHLESSLTSLSEVVLQNRRGLDLLFLQQGGLCAALGEECCFYADHTGIVRESMAKVREGLAQRKREREAQQGWFESWFQQSPWLTTLISTLLGPLIILLIMLTFGPCIINRLVAFVKERINTVQLFVLRQQYQTIPPGTEEDSSV, from the coding sequence ATGGGAAGCGTCTCTACACCCGTCCAACCCTTTAAAATTGAAGATCCAGCGCCGGCCGCAGGACCGACGAGACTCATCTGGACCGTCATCTGGATGACTGTGTTGCTTTGTCCTGTGACTGCCAGTGTGAACCCCCACCAACCTGTTAAGATCACCTGGacgctctggaacggactgactcgAGAGGTACTCAATTTGACCACCGGAATTCACCCCCCTAATACGTGGTGGCCGGATCTGTATTTCAACCTCAAAGACCTTATAAAGACTACTTGGACAGCGGCCCAGACCAGAAACTTTGGATTCTGGGCATGTCCCGGACACCTAAAGAGACATAATTGGGAGACTTGTGGGGGGCTGCAACATTATTTCTGTTGGTCCtggagctgtgtgacctccaaTGATGGGAGATGGAAATGGGAGGTCGGGAACCGGGACTTAGTCAATTTCTCGTTTGTCCAGCCCTATCGCGGGCCCTGGAACCAAGATTACCAAAACCTGTTCGGAGATTATGTCGGGCGGCAATGGGAACTGCACTGGAGCCCAATTGCTCAGGTAAAAGTAATGTTCAACCAGGAAGCGGCTAAACTGGAGAGGTCTTGGGTCTCCGGGCTATCATGGGGCCTCCAACTCTACGCTGAGTGGTTTGAAGCAAAGCCTGGGGGAATTCTGGTTATTAGTCAGACAATAGAACCGATATTAGTACACAGTATTGGACCTAATAAGGTAGAGAAATTAGGTGCTGTGACCCTATCAACCACAACCCACCCAACTTCGTTGACTTTAACTAAACCTAACAAGGATGAAGCTCTTGCTGAGACAGACCCGTTGTGGAAATTAGTCAAGGCTGCATACACCACCTTAAACCAGACTCATCCTGAGGCAACTAGATCCTGTTGGTTATGTTACAACGTAGCTCCCCCATACTATGAAGCCATAGGCCTCAGTGCTTCTTACAGCTTGGTCAACGCCTCagatccctcccagtgtcaatgGGGAGACCGCAAGGTAGGACTCACGATGAGGCAGGTATGGGGAAAGGGGCTATGTATAGGCACAGTGCCGTCAGATAAAACCCCCCTATGTGTCAATGTCACAAGATCTGTAAACGGGCCTCTGGCTAGCTGGATGATTCCCCAGATGGGAGGATGGTGGGTATGTTCCAGAACCGGGTTGACCCCTTGTGTACATGAGTCAATTTTTGATCCCAAAGAAGAATTTTGTGTCATGGTAGCAGTAGTACCTAAAATAATATACAGGTCGGAAGAAACTGTGTACGACTATTGGGCCCATAGGTCAACCCTCATTCAGCAAGAAAgagcatataaaattaaaagagaaccCCTTACTGCAATTACTATAGCCACTATGTTTGGCTTAGGGATAGCCGGAGCTGGAACTGGAATTACAGCTTTGTCTATGCAAAGTCAAGGATTTAACTCTTTAAGGGCAGCGATAGATGAAGATATCACCCGACTAGAACAGTCTATAAGTCATTTAGAGTCTTCTTTAACTTCCTTGTCTGAAGTAGTTTTGCAAAATAGAAGAGGGCTAGATTTGCTATTTCTACAACAGGGGGGACTTTGTGCCGCCCTGGGAGAGGAATGTTGTTTTTACGCAGACCATACAGGTATAGTTagagaatctatggccaaagtgagagaGGGGCTAGCCCAGCGTAAACGAGAGCGGGAGGCCCAACAAggatggtttgagtcttggtttcaacaatccccttggctgactacTTTAATCTCAACCTTACTAGGACCCTTGATAATCCTTCTAATAATGCTCACGTTCGGTCCCTGCATCATCAacagacttgtagcctttgtaaaagaACGTATTAACACAGTGCAGTTGTTTGTGCTACGGCAACAATATCAAACTATACCACCGGGaacagaggaagattcctctgtatGA